A genomic region of Notamacropus eugenii isolate mMacEug1 chromosome 3, mMacEug1.pri_v2, whole genome shotgun sequence contains the following coding sequences:
- the IRF5 gene encoding interferon regulatory factor 5 isoform X2 yields MTLPVPPPPRRVRLKPWLVAQVNSCQYPGLQWVNEERKLFYIPWRHATRHGPAQDEDDNTIFKAWAKETGKYTEGVDEADPAKWKANLRCALNKSREFRLLYDGPRDMPPQPYKIYEVCASCPTPAESLPGEEEEEEDEELQRMLPDLRLTERPQPAPSMVPYTLPKEEQEWPSTSLQPPLGLGPSPSEPTILAPPPGPPAPFGELIPEVLPELEPGSLAANLAPPPEQLLPDLLISPHMLPLTDLEIKFQYRGQPPYSLTISNPQGCRLFYSQLEATQEQVELFGPVSLEQVRFPGPEGIPSEKQRFYTHQLLDVLDRGLILQLQGQDLYAIRLCQCKVFWSGPCATPSATPRPIQREKKTKLFSLEQFLNELILFQKGQTTTPPAFEIFFCFGEEWPDRKPKEKKLITVQFIFCCWFVLEMATTPDGTMRSSPTPVQGHTALKC; encoded by the exons ATGACCCTGCCTGTGCCACCTCCACCTCGACGGGTGCGGCTCAAGCCCTGGCTGGTTGCCCAAGTGAACAGCTGCCAGTACCCAGGCCTTCAGTGGGTCAACGAGGAACGCAAGCTGTTTTATATCCCATGGCGCCATGCCACTAGGCATGGCCCCGCCCAGGATGAGGATGACAACACCATCTTCAAG GCTTGGGCCAAGGAGACAGGGAAGTACACAGAAGGCGTGGATGAGGCAGATCCTGCCAAGTGGAAAGCCAACCTTCGCTGTGCCCTCAACAAGAGTCGAGAGTTCCGTCTGCTTTATGATGGGCCTCGAGACATGCCACCCCAGCCATACAAGATCTACGAGGTCTGCGCCTCATGCCCTACTCCTGCAG agTCCCTGCCTggtgaagaagaagaggaggaggatgaggag CTACAAAGGATGTTGCCAGATCTGAGACTCACAG AACGACCACAACCTGCCCCCTCTATGGTCCCCTATACTCTGCCAAAGGAAGAACAGGAGTGGCCATCTACCAGTCTTCAGCCACCTCTTGGGCTGGGACCATCCCCTTCTGAGCCCACCATCCTGGCCCCTCCACCTGGCCCCCCTGCTCCTTTTGGGGAACTGATCCCCGAAGTCCTTCCAGAATTGGAGCCTGGGTCTCTGGCTGCCAACTTGGCTCCCCCTCCAGAACAACTGCTTCCCGATCTGCTTATAAGTCCCCACATGTTGCCAT TAACCGACCTAGAGATCAAGTTCCAGTACCGCGGCCAGCCACCTTATTCCCTCACCATCAGCAACCCCCAGGGTTGCCGCCTCTTCTACAGCCAGCTGGAGGCCACCCAGGAACAAGTGGAACTCTTTGGCCCGGTGAGCTTGGAGCAGGTGCGTTTTCCTGGTCCAGAGGGCATCCCCAGTGAGAAGCAGCGCTTCTATACCCATCAGTTACTAGACGTGCTAGACCGAGGGCTCATCCTGCAGCTCCAGGGCCAGGATCTCTATGCCATCCGTCTTTGCCAGTGCAAAGTGTTCTGGAGTGGACCTTGTGCTACACCCTCTGCCACACCACGGCCCatccaaagagaaaagaagacaaagctTTTCAGTCTTGAGCAGTTCCTCAATG AGCTTATCCTATTTCAAAAGGGCCAAACCACGACTCCACCAGCCTTTGAGATTTTCTTCTGCTTTGGGGAGGAGTGGCCAGACAGAAAACCCAAGGAGAAGAAACTGATTACTGTACAG tttattttttgttgttggtttgttCTCGAGATGGCTACAACACCAGACGGAACAATGCGCTCAAGTCCAACACCTGTGCAGGGCCACACTGCTTTGAAATGTTAA
- the IRF5 gene encoding interferon regulatory factor 5 isoform X1, producing the protein MTLPVPPPPRRVRLKPWLVAQVNSCQYPGLQWVNEERKLFYIPWRHATRHGPAQDEDDNTIFKAWAKETGKYTEGVDEADPAKWKANLRCALNKSREFRLLYDGPRDMPPQPYKIYEVCASCPTPAESLPGEEEEEEDEELQRMLPDLRLTERPQPAPSMVPYTLPKEEQEWPSTSLQPPLGLGPSPSEPTILAPPPGPPAPFGELIPEVLPELEPGSLAANLAPPPEQLLPDLLISPHMLPLTDLEIKFQYRGQPPYSLTISNPQGCRLFYSQLEATQEQVELFGPVSLEQVRFPGPEGIPSEKQRFYTHQLLDVLDRGLILQLQGQDLYAIRLCQCKVFWSGPCATPSATPRPIQREKKTKLFSLEQFLNELILFQKGQTTTPPAFEIFFCFGEEWPDRKPKEKKLITVQVVPVAARLLLEMFSGELSWSADSIRLQISNPDLKDRMVEQFKELHHIWQLQQRLPPASSVPPGQGLPVGTGPWPIHQVGMHQ; encoded by the exons ATGACCCTGCCTGTGCCACCTCCACCTCGACGGGTGCGGCTCAAGCCCTGGCTGGTTGCCCAAGTGAACAGCTGCCAGTACCCAGGCCTTCAGTGGGTCAACGAGGAACGCAAGCTGTTTTATATCCCATGGCGCCATGCCACTAGGCATGGCCCCGCCCAGGATGAGGATGACAACACCATCTTCAAG GCTTGGGCCAAGGAGACAGGGAAGTACACAGAAGGCGTGGATGAGGCAGATCCTGCCAAGTGGAAAGCCAACCTTCGCTGTGCCCTCAACAAGAGTCGAGAGTTCCGTCTGCTTTATGATGGGCCTCGAGACATGCCACCCCAGCCATACAAGATCTACGAGGTCTGCGCCTCATGCCCTACTCCTGCAG agTCCCTGCCTggtgaagaagaagaggaggaggatgaggag CTACAAAGGATGTTGCCAGATCTGAGACTCACAG AACGACCACAACCTGCCCCCTCTATGGTCCCCTATACTCTGCCAAAGGAAGAACAGGAGTGGCCATCTACCAGTCTTCAGCCACCTCTTGGGCTGGGACCATCCCCTTCTGAGCCCACCATCCTGGCCCCTCCACCTGGCCCCCCTGCTCCTTTTGGGGAACTGATCCCCGAAGTCCTTCCAGAATTGGAGCCTGGGTCTCTGGCTGCCAACTTGGCTCCCCCTCCAGAACAACTGCTTCCCGATCTGCTTATAAGTCCCCACATGTTGCCAT TAACCGACCTAGAGATCAAGTTCCAGTACCGCGGCCAGCCACCTTATTCCCTCACCATCAGCAACCCCCAGGGTTGCCGCCTCTTCTACAGCCAGCTGGAGGCCACCCAGGAACAAGTGGAACTCTTTGGCCCGGTGAGCTTGGAGCAGGTGCGTTTTCCTGGTCCAGAGGGCATCCCCAGTGAGAAGCAGCGCTTCTATACCCATCAGTTACTAGACGTGCTAGACCGAGGGCTCATCCTGCAGCTCCAGGGCCAGGATCTCTATGCCATCCGTCTTTGCCAGTGCAAAGTGTTCTGGAGTGGACCTTGTGCTACACCCTCTGCCACACCACGGCCCatccaaagagaaaagaagacaaagctTTTCAGTCTTGAGCAGTTCCTCAATG AGCTTATCCTATTTCAAAAGGGCCAAACCACGACTCCACCAGCCTTTGAGATTTTCTTCTGCTTTGGGGAGGAGTGGCCAGACAGAAAACCCAAGGAGAAGAAACTGATTACTGTACAG GTGGTGCCAGTGGCAGCTCGGCTTCTACTAGAGATGTTCTCAGGGGAGCTTTCCTGGTCAGCCGACAGCATCCGGCTGCAAATCTCAAACCCAGACCTCAAGGACAGGATGGTAGAGCAGTTTAAGGAGCTCCATCACATTTGGCAGCTACAGCAGCGCCTGCCGCCTGCTTCTTCTGTTCCTCCTGGACAGGGCCTTCCTGTTGGCACAGGGCCCTGGCCCATTCACCAAGTTGGCATGCATCAGTGA